A genome region from Anastrepha obliqua isolate idAnaObli1 chromosome 4, idAnaObli1_1.0, whole genome shotgun sequence includes the following:
- the LOC129244548 gene encoding cytochrome P450 6g1 — translation MMISTDTICLLATFFVALYIWCRYNYGYWKRQNIPFMTPIPLIGNTKVMFTLSNSFFLYLSDIYKDAKMSKAAAVGIYILNKPALILREPELVKSVLIKEFSKFSNRYSACDPHGDALGSNNLFFIRNPQWKELRTKISPVFTTGKIKQMYPLMIEVGSQLEAHLASHIKSGNSFVTEIKDICALFTTDLIATIAFGVQANSLKNPNAEFRREGRKFMEFNLGRAFAFFIAFFYPNWVTKLKIKIFSPELSSFLRRTISHVITEREKSGLTRNDLIDVLVSLKKESVEKQEYNQVTQDVLVAQAAVFLTAGFETSSSTMAFTLFELSKRPDLQERLRNEICEALVAENGKLSYETITNLPYLSMVVDEVLRLYPVLPVLDREHQPKDGESQFDLKPYYDYTVPNGMAVYIPIFGLQRDPKYWPNPNTFDPERFSPEKKKLHEPMAYLPFGTGPHNCIGSRIGLLQTKIGLVHILRNHYVEVCDKTPAQINFDPLAIVLQNKGGIYLNVVNDGLYERSAKK, via the exons ATGATGATATCTACAGATACGATTTGCCTCTTGGCCACCTTCTTCGTAGCTCTTTACATTTGGTGCCGCTACAATTATGGCTACTGGAAACGACAGAATATTCCATTTATGACGCCGATACCACTGATTGGCAATACTAAGGTCATGTTTACACTGAGCAACAGTTTCTTCTTATATCTCTCTGACATTTATAAGGATGCTAAAATGTCAAAAGCCGCCGCGGTCGGCATTTATATATTGAATAAACCAGCTTTGATACTACGCGAACCGGAGCTTGTCAAATCTGTGCTcattaaagaattttcaaaattctccAACCGGTATTCAGCTTGCGATCCACATGGGGATGCTTTGGGAtcgaataatttgtttttcatacgCAATCCACAATGGAAGGAGCTGAGAACGAAGATTTCACCGGTGTTCACAACAGGAAAGATCAAACAAATGTATCCACTAATGATTGAG GTCGGCTCTCAGTTAGAGGCTCATTTGGCGTCGCACATCAAGAGCGGCAATTCCTTCGTCACCGAAATTAAAGATATTTGTGCGCTCTTCACTACCGATTTGATTGCAACAATTGCTTTTGGTGTACAAGCGAATAGCTTAAAAAATCCAAATGCAGAGTTTCGTAGAGAGGGGCGTAAATTTATGGAGTTTAATTTGGGTCGTGCGTTTGCCTTTTTCATCGCATTCTTCTATCCAAATTGGGTcactaaactaaaaataaaaattttttcgccCGAGCTTTCTTCATTTCTACGTCGTACTATTAGTCATGTAATAACGGAAAGAGAGAAAAGTGGCCTCACACGCAATGATCTGATCGATGTGCTGGTGTCATTGAAAAAAGAGTCTGTTGAGAAACAGGAGTACAATCAAGTGACACAGGATGTGCTAGTAGCACAAGCGGCGGTGTTTTTAACGGCTGGATTCGAGACTTCATCATCAACGATGGCATTCACATTATTTGAATTGTCCAAAAGACCGGATTTACAAGAGCGTCTACGCAACGAAATTTGTGAGGCGTTAGTGGCGGAGAATGGCAAACTATCCTATGAGACCATTACCAACTTACCATATTTGAGTATGGTAGTAGATGAGGTGTTACGTTTGTATCCAGTTTTGCCCGTACTCGATCGCGAACATCAACCCAAAGATGGGGAAAGCCAATTTGATCTCAAACCGTATTACGATTATACAGTGCCAAATGGTATGGCTGTTTATATACCAATTTTCGGTTTGCAACGCGATCCCAAG TATTGGCCCAACCCCAATACCTTCGATCCGGAACGATTCAGCCCCGAGAAGAAAAAGTTACATGAACCTATGGCCTACTTACCTTTCGGTACTGGCCCACATAATTGTATTGGTAGTCGAATCGGTTTACTGCAAACCAAAATCGGTTTGGTGCACATATTGAGGAATCATTACGTTGAGGTCTGCGATAAAACACCAGCGCAAATAAATTTCGATCCCTTGGCAATAGTTTTGCAAAATAAGGGAGGCATTTACTTGAATGTAGTGAACGATGGACTCTACGAGCGGAGTGCGAAGAAGTGA
- the LOC129244549 gene encoding cytochrome P450 6g1-like, which yields MISADTICLLVTLLILFYIWYRYNYGYWKRQNIPFMTPLPLIGNAKVMFTLSNSFFLYLSDIYKDAKMSKAAAVGIYILNKPALVLREPEVIKSVLIKEFSKFSNRYATCDPHGDSLGSNNVFFIRNPQWRELRTKISPVFTTGKIKQMYPLMIEIGFELESHLDSHIRSGNSFVTEIKEICALFATDLIATIAFGVQANSLKNPNAEFRQQGRKFVEFTLGRAFDFFIAFFYPNWVTTMKVKLFSPELSSFLRRTISHVITEREKSGLIRNDLIDVLVALKKEIIAKQEYNQVTQDMLAAQAGAFLTAGFEASSSTISFALYELANRTDLQERLRNEICEALVAENGKLSYETITNLPYLGMVVDEVLRLYPVLPIIDREHLPKNGESQFDLKPYYDYTVPNGMAVYVPIFGLQRDPKYWPNPDIFDPERFSPEKKKLHKPMTYIPFGNGPRNCIGGRMGLLQTKVGLVHILKNHYVEVCDKTPAQITFDPLSLLLHNKGGIYLNVVNDGLYERSAKM from the exons ATGATATCTGCAGATACGATTTGCCTCTTGGTCACCCTCttgatattattttacatttggTATCGCTACAATTATGGCTACTGGAAACGACAGAATATTCCATTTATGACGCCGTTACCACTGATTGGCAATGCTAAGGTCATGTTTACACTGAGCAACAGTTTCTTCTTATATCTCTCTGACATTTATAAGGATGCCAAAATGTCAAAAGCCGCCGCAGTCGGTATTTATATACTGAATAAACCAGCTTTGGTGCTACGCGAACCGGAGGTTATCAAATCTGTACTAATAAAGGAATTTTCCAAATTCTCCAATCGTTATGCAACTTGTGATCCGCACGGCGATAGTTTGGGATCGAATAATGTATTTTTCATACGCAATCCACAATGGAGGGAACTGAGAACGAAGATTTCACCGGTGTTCACAACAGGAAAGATCAAACAAATGTATCCACTAATGATCGAG ATTGGTTTTGAGTTAGAATCACATTTGGATTCGCACATCAGGAGTGGCAATTCTTTCGTTACCGAAATCAAAGAGATCTGTGCGCTTTTCGCCACCGATTTGATTGCAACAATTGCTTTTGGTGTACAAGCGAATAGCTTAAAAAATCCAAATGCAGAGTTTCGCCAGCAGGGACGAAAATTTGTGGAGTTTACATTGGGTCGTGCGTTTGACTTTTTCATCGCATTCTTCTATCCAAATTGGGTCACTACCATGaaagtaaaacttttttcaccCGAGCTTTCTTCATTTCTACGTCGTACTATTAGTCATGTAATAACGGAAAGAGAGAAAAGTGGCCTCATACGCAATGATTTGATCGATGTGCTAGTGGCATTGAAAAAAGAGATTATCGCGAAACAAGAGTACAATCAAGTGACACAAGATATGCTCGCAGCGCAAGCGGGGGCTTTTTTAACGGCTGGATTTGAGGCTTCATCTTCGACGATATCATTCGCATTGTACGAATTGGCCAACAGAACGGATCTGCAAGAGCGTCTGCGCAACGAAATTTGTGAGGCGTTAGTGGCGGAAAATGGCAAACTATCCTATGAGACTATTACCAACTTACCATATCTGGGTATGGTAGTAGATGAGGTGTTACGTTTGTATCCAGTTTTGCCCATAATCGATCGCGAACACCTCCCCAAGAATGGAGAAAGCCAATTTGATCTCAAACCGTATTATGATTATACAGTGCCAAATGGTATGGCTGTTTATGTACCAATTTTCGGTTTGCAACGCGATCCCAAG TATTGGCCCAACCCCGATATCTTCGATCCGGAACGATTCAGCCCCGAGAAGAAAAAGTTACATAAACCGATGACCTATATACCATTTGGTAATGGTCCTCGTAATTGTATTGGTGGCCGTATGGGGTTGCTGCAAACAAAAGTGGGCTTGGTACACATTTTAAAGAATCATTACGTTGAGGTGTGCGATAAAACACCAGCGCAAATTACTTTCGATCCACTGTCCTTACTTTTGCATAATAAGGGAGGCATTTACTTGAATGTAGTGAACGATGGACTCTATGAACGGAGTGCAAAAATGTGA